One stretch of bacterium DNA includes these proteins:
- a CDS encoding IS110 family transposase, with the protein MIRKLKACGPVACAYEAGPTGYALQRQLEGAGIPCLVATPSLIPVRCGDRVKTDHCDARKLAELLRAGLLTPVHPPTEEEEAVRDLSRCREDAQKDLVRSRHRLSKFLLRRGLVFRGGRNWSQRHRTWLNGLKFERPADRIVFEDYLLAVEQHEARVAARLAEVAAAEPYRTPVARLRCFRGIDTTTALALVAELHDIRRFAGAAQLMAYLGLVPSEHSSGGNRRQGGITKTGNGHVRRLLVETAWHYRHKPSVGVKLRKRRCGQPPQVIARADRAQQRLCRQYRRMTARGKHHNTIVAAIARRLVGYLWETLREAQPVMA; encoded by the coding sequence TTGATCCGCAAGCTGAAAGCCTGCGGCCCTGTGGCTTGCGCCTACGAGGCCGGCCCCACCGGCTACGCCCTGCAGCGCCAACTCGAGGGCGCCGGGATCCCCTGTCTGGTCGCCACCCCCTCTCTGATCCCCGTGCGCTGCGGCGACCGGGTCAAGACCGACCATTGCGACGCCCGCAAGCTGGCCGAGCTGCTGCGGGCCGGGCTGTTGACCCCGGTGCACCCCCCGACCGAGGAGGAGGAAGCCGTGCGCGACCTGAGCCGATGCCGCGAGGACGCCCAGAAGGATCTGGTCCGCTCACGGCATCGTCTCAGCAAGTTCCTGCTGCGCCGCGGGCTGGTGTTCCGCGGCGGCCGCAACTGGTCCCAGCGCCACCGGACCTGGCTCAACGGCCTGAAGTTCGAGCGGCCGGCCGACCGGATCGTCTTCGAGGACTATCTGCTGGCGGTCGAGCAGCACGAAGCCCGGGTGGCGGCCCGGCTGGCCGAGGTCGCCGCTGCCGAGCCGTACCGCACGCCGGTAGCCCGTCTGCGCTGCTTCCGCGGCATCGACACCACCACGGCCTTGGCTCTGGTCGCCGAGCTGCACGATATCCGGCGCTTCGCCGGCGCTGCCCAGCTGATGGCCTACCTCGGCCTGGTGCCCAGCGAGCACAGCAGCGGCGGCAACAGACGACAGGGGGGCATCACCAAGACCGGCAACGGGCATGTTCGCCGCCTGCTTGTCGAAACCGCCTGGCACTACCGGCACAAGCCCTCGGTCGGGGTGAAGCTCCGCAAGAGGCGGTGCGGACAACCACCGCAGGTGATCGCCCGGGCCGACCGGGCGCAGCAGCGACTATGCAGGCAGTACCGCCGCATGACCGCCCGCGGCAAGCATCACAACACCATCGTCGCCGCCATCGCCCGCAGGCTGGTCGGATATCTGTGGGAAACGCTTCGAGAGGCGCAGCCGGTCATGGCCTGA
- a CDS encoding M20/M25/M40 family metallo-hydrolase, translating into MYFLASDYLGGRVIGSRGYRIAAEYVSSQLAAAGLQPFPSGGEDLGGFLHPVPAPIPDDGSGAAADTCYNVVGFIPGADPDLGREYVLVCAHLDHIPPIDGQICNGADDNASGCAAVLEVARLVAKDPLERAVLFVFFTGEDYEADPRLGSRHFLDHGPVERGRIFVNVNIDMIGREDTYWPKPGGITVMDSESVCPELRDVCAGANEKGSRLPLHYDVSQGGASDSRSFADAGIPSLGLFCGAHADLHRPSDEVDRLSFPRIRQVAGLGLVLVRELASGETELCR; encoded by the coding sequence GTGTACTTCTTGGCCTCCGACTATCTCGGCGGACGGGTGATCGGCTCCCGGGGTTACAGGATCGCCGCCGAATACGTCTCGAGTCAGCTCGCAGCGGCTGGTCTGCAACCATTCCCGTCCGGCGGGGAGGACCTGGGCGGTTTCCTTCACCCGGTCCCTGCGCCGATCCCCGATGACGGCTCCGGTGCCGCCGCCGACACATGTTACAACGTCGTCGGCTTCATCCCGGGCGCGGATCCGGATCTGGGCCGCGAGTACGTTCTCGTTTGTGCCCACCTTGACCACATCCCGCCGATCGACGGTCAGATCTGCAACGGCGCGGACGACAACGCCAGCGGCTGTGCGGCGGTCCTGGAGGTCGCCCGCCTGGTGGCGAAGGATCCCCTCGAGCGGGCCGTGCTCTTCGTCTTCTTCACCGGCGAGGATTACGAAGCGGATCCTCGGTTGGGCTCGCGCCACTTCCTCGACCACGGGCCGGTCGAACGCGGCCGCATCTTCGTGAACGTCAACATCGACATGATCGGCCGCGAGGACACGTATTGGCCCAAGCCGGGAGGCATCACCGTGATGGACAGCGAGTCGGTGTGCCCGGAGTTGCGGGATGTCTGTGCCGGGGCGAACGAGAAGGGGAGCCGGCTGCCGTTGCACTATGATGTCTCCCAGGGCGGCGCGAGCGACAGTCGCAGCTTCGCCGATGCCGGCATTCCATCCTTGGGGCTGTTCTGTGGAGCCCATGCCGATCTGCACCGACCGAGCGACGAAGTCGACCGGCTCTCTTTCCCACGGATCCGGCAGGTCGCCGGACTGGGGCTCGTCCTCGTCCGCGAACTGGCTTCCGGCGAGACCGAGCTCTGTCGCTGA